A genomic window from Erythrobacter sp. BLCC-B19 includes:
- the hisN gene encoding histidinol-phosphatase — protein sequence MTDKDLALALRLADAAGAAIRPLFRGQWSQERKADRSFVTEADRAAEAAMRALIEAEFSADGIIGEEYGTRNEGAGRQWVLDPIDGTTSFIAGRPIFGTLIALLQDGWPVLGIIDQPISGERWVGRIGQPTLFNGKPAATKPLKELGDAVLATTSPHLFTNEEADAFMSVAKTVAEKKIVFGGDCYNYGLVASGHVDVVIEAGLKLYDYAALVPVVEGAGGMMADWQGNPLDAGSDGTVIALGDPARLEDVLDAMG from the coding sequence ATGACCGATAAAGACCTCGCCCTTGCCCTGCGCCTTGCCGATGCGGCGGGCGCTGCCATCCGCCCGCTGTTCCGGGGCCAGTGGAGCCAGGAGCGCAAGGCCGACCGCTCTTTCGTCACCGAAGCCGACCGCGCCGCCGAGGCCGCCATGCGCGCGCTGATCGAGGCCGAATTCTCTGCCGACGGGATCATCGGCGAGGAATATGGCACCCGCAACGAAGGCGCAGGCCGCCAGTGGGTGCTCGATCCGATCGACGGCACCACCAGCTTCATCGCCGGGCGTCCGATCTTCGGCACGCTGATCGCGCTCTTGCAGGATGGCTGGCCGGTGCTCGGCATCATCGATCAGCCGATCTCCGGCGAACGCTGGGTGGGCCGCATCGGCCAGCCGACCCTGTTCAACGGCAAGCCCGCCGCCACCAAGCCCTTGAAGGAACTCGGCGACGCGGTGCTCGCCACCACCAGCCCGCACCTCTTCACCAACGAGGAGGCCGATGCTTTCATGTCGGTCGCCAAGACCGTGGCCGAGAAGAAGATCGTGTTCGGCGGGGACTGCTACAATTACGGCCTTGTCGCGAGCGGGCACGTCGATGTGGTGATCGAGGCGGGATTGAAGCTCTATGATTACGCCGCGCTGGTGCCGGTGGTCGAAGGCGCGGGCGGGATGATGGCCGACTGGCAGGGCAACCCGCTCGATGCGGGCAGCGACGGCACGGTGATCGCGCTGGGCGATCCGGCGCGGCTTGAAGACGTGCTCGACGCGATGGGGTGA
- a CDS encoding ribose-phosphate pyrophosphokinase, with protein sequence MTKSGSIFDPLEVRALLIEAARQRQTFTYGALLNILGHTFTRPLMRQLCKVLDRIDEDGRACGEPGLAVLVVRQSDGLPGQGWFVSRTGLYHDLPREWEGPEARRYTEARQADAFAYWQMHDPA encoded by the coding sequence ATGACGAAATCTGGAAGCATATTCGACCCGCTCGAAGTCCGCGCGCTTCTCATCGAAGCAGCCCGCCAGCGCCAGACCTTCACCTACGGCGCACTGCTGAACATCCTCGGCCACACCTTCACGCGTCCGCTGATGCGGCAATTGTGCAAGGTGCTCGACCGGATCGACGAGGACGGGCGCGCTTGCGGGGAACCCGGCCTTGCAGTGCTGGTGGTGCGCCAGTCGGACGGTCTGCCGGGGCAAGGCTGGTTTGTCAGCCGCACCGGCCTCTACCACGACCTGCCACGCGAATGGGAAGGCCCGGAGGCGCGCCGCTATACCGAGGCTCGACAGGCGGACGCCTTTGCCTATTGGCAGATGCATGACCCCGCCTGA
- a CDS encoding heme exporter protein CcmB, with amino-acid sequence MILALLRRDLAQFFPFTGSGAALPVVFFVAVAMLFPFAVGPDANVLAKTGGGVVWIAALLAAILPLEKLVARDIALGFFDQLRLRGIAEEAMMAVRLLAHWLSFGPPLLLATFPAAALLKIEGESFSILLLGLLAGTPGLAAIGLMIAALTASLRAGAALSGLLLIPLALPILIFGAGALARLDPVSLGFVGAISLGLVAIAPFAAGAAIRAAREN; translated from the coding sequence ATGATCCTCGCCCTGCTCCGCCGCGATCTCGCGCAGTTCTTCCCGTTCACGGGAAGCGGGGCGGCGCTTCCGGTGGTGTTCTTCGTCGCGGTCGCCATGCTGTTTCCCTTCGCGGTCGGGCCGGATGCCAATGTGCTCGCGAAAACCGGCGGCGGGGTGGTGTGGATCGCGGCGCTGCTGGCGGCGATCCTGCCTTTGGAAAAGCTGGTGGCGCGCGACATTGCGCTGGGGTTCTTCGATCAGCTGCGGCTGCGCGGGATCGCCGAGGAAGCGATGATGGCGGTGCGGCTGCTGGCCCACTGGCTGAGCTTCGGCCCGCCGCTCTTGCTGGCAACCTTCCCGGCGGCCGCGCTGCTGAAGATCGAAGGCGAGAGTTTCTCCATCCTGCTGCTGGGGCTGCTGGCGGGCACGCCGGGCCTTGCCGCCATCGGGTTGATGATCGCCGCGCTGACCGCGAGCTTGCGTGCGGGCGCGGCGCTTTCGGGCCTGCTGCTGATCCCGCTGGCCCTGCCCATCCTGATTTTCGGCGCAGGCGCGCTCGCGCGGCTGGATCCCGTGAGCCTCGGCTTCGTTGGAGCGATAAGCCTCGGGCTGGTCGCGATCGCGCCCTTCGCCGCCGGGGCCGCCATAAGGGCCGCACGGGAGAATTGA
- a CDS encoding SDR family oxidoreductase: MAQRSIFITGGGSGIGRASAIHFAARGWFVGVADINEGGMAETLALISGDAKWAGRLDVRDRKGWDESLAAFAAAAGGRIDAMVNNAGIGTGGSLSELDPEEIDRCLDINLKGVLYGAQAVYPYLKAAAPGSALVNMASAAGIAGSGGMSVYCATKFGVRAVTESLDAEWAPDGITVASVCPSFIETPLLAGTGNRKSNETIRQRVTAAGLEITPVEHVAQAVWDAVHGDKLDYFVGATSKRMAFAKRWMPGRVRKQLRNSLRPLGQ; encoded by the coding sequence ATGGCACAGCGCAGCATCTTCATCACCGGCGGGGGCTCGGGCATCGGGCGGGCGAGCGCGATCCATTTCGCCGCGCGCGGGTGGTTCGTGGGCGTCGCCGACATCAACGAGGGCGGGATGGCCGAAACCCTCGCGCTCATCAGCGGGGATGCCAAGTGGGCAGGACGGCTTGATGTGCGCGACCGCAAGGGGTGGGACGAAAGCCTTGCCGCCTTCGCCGCAGCCGCGGGAGGGCGGATCGACGCGATGGTCAACAATGCCGGGATCGGCACCGGCGGATCGCTGTCCGAGCTTGACCCGGAAGAGATCGACCGCTGCCTCGACATCAATCTGAAGGGCGTGCTTTACGGCGCGCAGGCGGTCTATCCCTACCTCAAGGCCGCAGCGCCCGGATCGGCTCTCGTCAACATGGCGAGCGCGGCGGGGATTGCGGGATCGGGCGGGATGAGCGTCTATTGCGCCACCAAGTTCGGGGTGCGCGCCGTGACCGAAAGCCTCGATGCCGAATGGGCGCCCGACGGGATCACGGTCGCCTCGGTGTGCCCGAGCTTCATCGAAACCCCGCTGCTCGCGGGCACCGGCAACCGCAAGTCGAACGAGACGATCCGCCAACGCGTGACCGCCGCGGGGCTCGAGATCACCCCGGTCGAACACGTCGCACAGGCGGTGTGGGACGCGGTGCATGGCGACAAGCTCGACTATTTCGTCGGGGCGACGAGCAAGCGCATGGCCTTTGCCAAGCGCTGGATGCCCGGACGGGTGCGCAAGCAACTACGCAACAGCCTCAGACCGCTGGGGCAGTAG
- a CDS encoding 4a-hydroxytetrahydrobiopterin dehydratase, whose product MTVPELTPEEIAELLKAHPDWASAREGKAITRTFQFKDFSEAWGFMSRVALLAETQDHHPEWFNVYAKVEVTLTTHDAGQSGGLSQRDVVMAQAIDTLL is encoded by the coding sequence ATGACCGTGCCCGAACTGACGCCTGAGGAAATCGCCGAACTGCTCAAGGCCCACCCCGACTGGGCGAGCGCGCGCGAGGGCAAGGCGATCACGCGAACCTTTCAGTTCAAGGATTTCTCTGAGGCCTGGGGCTTCATGAGCCGGGTCGCGCTGCTGGCGGAAACGCAGGATCACCACCCCGAATGGTTCAACGTCTATGCCAAGGTCGAGGTCACGCTGACCACCCATGACGCCGGGCAAAGCGGCGGCCTTTCGCAGCGCGATGTCGTCATGGCGCAGGCGATCGACACGCTGCTGTGA
- the ccmA gene encoding heme ABC exporter ATP-binding protein CcmA: MQAPPNPGPLLAADNLACRRGERLLFRRLSFRLESGAACHVTGANGAGKTTLIRALAGLTTPYAGSVTREGALALLDERTGLDPDLPLGRALAFWFAADGVSETAAIMARLRLDTLAEVPVGYLSTGQKKRAALARVLGQNASVWLLDEPLSGLDATSQALVSALVREHCEGGGIALIASHQPLDVPGMASFAIEDFAPAAEEEDA; this comes from the coding sequence ATGCAAGCGCCCCCGAACCCCGGCCCCCTCCTCGCTGCCGATAACCTCGCTTGCCGCCGGGGCGAACGGCTGCTGTTCCGGCGGCTGTCGTTCCGGCTCGAGAGCGGTGCGGCGTGCCATGTGACCGGGGCGAACGGGGCGGGAAAGACGACGCTGATCCGCGCGCTGGCGGGGCTGACGACGCCCTATGCCGGAAGCGTGACGCGCGAAGGCGCGCTGGCGCTGCTGGACGAGCGCACCGGCCTTGACCCCGACCTGCCGCTGGGCAGGGCGCTCGCCTTCTGGTTCGCCGCCGACGGGGTGAGCGAGACCGCCGCGATCATGGCCCGCCTCAGGCTGGACACGCTGGCCGAGGTGCCGGTGGGCTATCTTTCCACCGGCCAGAAGAAACGCGCCGCGCTCGCCCGGGTGCTGGGGCAGAATGCAAGCGTGTGGCTGCTCGACGAGCCGCTGAGCGGTCTGGATGCGACCTCCCAAGCCCTCGTCAGCGCATTGGTGCGCGAGCATTGCGAAGGCGGCGGGATTGCCCTGATCGCCTCGCACCAGCCCTTGGACGTGCCGGGTATGGCCAGCTTCGCGATCGAGGACTTCGCGCCTGCTGCGGAAGAGGAGGACGCATGA